The window ctagggttttaaaatCTGGAAGTAGCTAATTTCTCGATCGGTCCCTCGTACAATCTTCTCCCATATGTAGCATTGGTAGCTCAGTAGAGTTCTCGGTTAATTTTTGCTCCACGACGATTGTATACCCCATACTTATTTGTGTGTCATGTTTCATGACTTCTTTTCATAATACTCCACCCCATTCTTGCATTTTTGCCCATCATCAATTTCTTAGCTGAAAATTtcttgcaacaaaaataagaatcATCAAAAGcacttttttttcaaaataaaactaaaaccaaaaattaaaaataaaaactaaaatgaaaagaaaatgcaaactaaTTTAAAATTCGGTTTGACTCCTgataagcgcttctttttgtgcgagtcttgagttggactcccaacttaataaattATTAATCTGCTCCTTGTCAATCCATCCATCGCTTTCAATATTCTTTTGGACCGATTCGTAAGATTTGACTATTTGCGTGAATCCTTaaaatctaagtatttttttacAAAGGTCGGAACCGGTTGGACACTCATCAGAAATGGATCGCACATCATAATTTCCAAAGTTGgcatcgtcaccccatgcttctaAACACAAACCGGAAAAACTGGAGGCCACATCATGGAAATGGTCAAGCCACGGCGTGGTTCCTGCATTTCAGCTTGTTTTTGTTCTTCGTCCCGGTGTTCCGCTAACAACCTCTCCAAGTCCTCCAAATCTTTTTCtggatcgaatagatcatcaagtGCCTACAACTCACGCTCAAGAATAGCATCAAGAGTATccatttaaacataaaaataaaatttaaaaaagaaaaactaaataataaacaaaatttaatcaacaaataaaaaatccaaaCTAAACGCAAACCTTTCTTTGGCAACGGCACAAACAACTTGATCTATTTTTTTATATGCACTAGTTATTTATTTACAAAGTTCTATCTAATATCAACTAGTCTTAGCCACAAATATACAGTGTACCTAGTCGTGAAGTAATATAGTTTAAGGTAAGAAAGAGTGTCGAACTCAAGGAATGGGAGTGGTTtagatcaaataattcaaatgttaattaaattaataacagaAAAGTAAAGATGAGGTTTGTGTAATCTAAATTAAACTAGTTTTAACGCTCTATTAATCAAACGaagtaaataattaaattaaaacaaaagaTAAGAAGTACTTCCACTAGAATATGAATCCCCCAAGTTTCTATGTTTGATTTATtagaagtgcaatggattaatgagTTGATTACCAAATTGTAATATTACTATTTATCATGTTTCGAATCCTAGTGTTTACCAATTTATGAACTACTATGTAATGGTCAAGCACAGGTTGAACACTAAATTGATTTTAGGGATTATTTGGACTATGAATGATAAGATCTTATGATTACCTCTCTATGATCAAGACAAgcagtataagcacataatatGGATAACTAATGCTCTCTAATATAGTCAGAGTTACTAATTAATATAACATAACCTTGGGATTTGTTTGATCACTAGATCTAACTATTCAATGATCATAAATAGCTAAATATCAAGTTCATGCACTTGGAATGATCATCTAACTACACATAACTTGCAAATAAGAGATAAAATCAGAACTTTAACACATTAGGTTGATGATCtatcaaacacaagtaaaaacAAAACTCAATTTATTCATAAATAACAAAATCAAAGCATATCAACAAGGGTTCATCAATATCTAGTGAAAGTAAGTTTTTACAACATATTCAGTAAACTAAAGCAGAAAAAACATCACCAAAATATTGCAAAACACTATCATCAAGAAAACCCAAAGTGAAATCTCGATGTATTAGTGCTTGAAATTTCAAATCCTTGCTCAAATCAACTCTCTAGCTTCAAAATCAACCCTTAGAGGTTTCTAAACTTCCAAATGAAGTAAAAGTCGCACAAATAGCCCCCCAAAGGTTGCACTCCAATTAGGGTTGAAAATCCcgtgtttttaaaaaaatttcagcTCCAAAGAGTGGCCAACAACTTGCCACGCCATGGGAGATTGAAATTTTGCGACCATGGAAGTTTTTGATTTACCACGTCATGGAAACGCTTTGCCACAGTGTAGGTAATGGGAATAAGACTTTTCTAAAAACACAAAAGTCATCCAAAATATTGTCtagttttcagatcattttgaatttCGTCAATCGaagttacgagtcatgagatatggtaAAAAACACTGACAAGGGGTCAAATTGCCAACAACattctttttgtatcttttgTGTCTTTTCCGGCTTCGTTCTTTTCCTTTTGCATCCCAACTCCCATTTTAACTATAattaaactttttcaagcatataAAGTATCATATATCTAAAATGTAACACtccatttaaaataaaataaaataagtaaataaatagtAAGCCCTAAAAGCCCGagatgaaatttatatttatattttattttagccCTAAATCCATAATAATTTATCAATGTTAGCCACAAGGAGTTCAATGTTATAATTTATGGAAATTGGGGATTACTTTATAATATTTGGACTTGTAATGTAAAGATTTTTAGAGAGGAGGGGGTTGTTTTGTAACTTTGGACCTAAGCTGAAATAAATCTAGGAGGGAGGGACTAAAGCGTTTAAATGGAAATATTGTTTGAAAAGTCACGAAACTTAAGAGTGTTCGGTATGGGACCAACGAGAAGCAACGTGGCTGACGTGGCATTCCGCAACGGCTGCGTAACGGGGGGAACACCGCCCCCCCTGCTCGTTGCAACTCGTTGAAGGCGCATCTCGTTGGCGTGGCGACGGGAAGAAACGGATCTTTTGAACGTTTGAGTGCAacggtttaaaaaaaaattaattattaaaaaaaaacaatttattatCCTATAAATACCtcctattttattttaaaattttcacactTTCTCTTCTCCTCTCTACATACTTTCAATTATCTTCAAAAAAAATATGGATCCTTTCGACTCGTCCGATGATTCAGATGACGATATTTTCTTTAGGATGATGTATCATTATTACACTACCGACCTGCTACAACCAGACCCAGCCCCGCTACTAACAAGACGTGCGATGTTAAACAGAAATCGCGAGGAAGGACACGAACATCTATATCGCGATTACTTTGCGGATAATTGTGTATACGGGGCGAAGGACTTCAAAAGAAGATTTCGTTTGAGTAGGGATGTGTTCTTACGAATCGCCAACGCCTTGGAAAGCCGGTATCATTTCTTCActatatttttatacaaaataaataaaaatgtactacatgtttctttaattttacaacatatgcaatatatttTTAAACTGTAGTTAATTTATGTTTAGGTACGACTTTTTTCAATTAAGATATGATGCTAGAGGTAGACGCGGGTTTACAACGTTGCAGAAATGTGATGTGGCCATTCGTTTGATGGCTATGGGGGAGTCACCCGACACCATGGATGACTATATGAGAATGTTCGAAAGAACCGCAAGAGATAGTTTGTATACATTGTCAAGGTGTGTTGTTGAAACTTTTGGTGACGTGTATTTGCGGAAACCTTCGTTGCATGATTTGCAAGAATTGTATGCGGCGCATGAAGAACGCCACGGGTTTCCCGGAATGATCAGAAGCATTGATTGCACACACTGGAAATGGAAAAATTGTCCGGTAGCATGGAAAGGGCAATACGCAAGTGGTCATCACGGATCACCTTCTTTGGTGTTAGAGGCTGTCGCTTCtcaagatttatggatttggcATGCATTTTTTGGGGTTGCGGGTTCCAACAACGACGTCAACGTTCTTGATCAGTCGCCAATATTCGACGATCTTTTGAATGGAAAAGCCATGGATGCTCCTTTCACGGTGAATGGAAacgaatacaaatatgggtattacCTTACAGATGGAATATATCCTCAGTATTCCACATTCGTGAAGGTATTCCGCCACCCGGTTGAAGAACGAGACAAATTTTTTAAGAGAAGACAAGAAGGAGCACGTAAGGATGTGGAACGTGCTTTTGGAGTGCTGAAGGCGAAGTGGCATATAGTCGAACATGCAGCACGACCATTGGATTTAGAAACTTTACGATatatcatgtatgcatgtatcataatgcataacatggtaGTAGAAGATAAAGGGCGAAATATTGCACACTATATCCCAACGGAGCCCAGACACGTTCAGTTTCAACCAGGAACAGCAGATTATTTGCATCGCGTTGTTGACATTCAGGACgcaaataaacacatacaacTTCGAGAGGACTTGGCAGATCATATCTTCTATGGTAACAATAACGATAACGAATAgcgttgtattttttttttttgaatttggatgttatttctttttttgtttgtttttggatattatgtgtaatttagtctttatgttaattttaatttttagaaatttTTGGATATTATGTGTAATTTAGTCTTTATGTTAATTTAGTCATTTAGCTGCCACCCCTACCGTCGTTCTACCACAACCAGCCGCCACCTTGGGTGGCTGTATGCATATGTGTGTGTTGGATGGATGTTTTTTGTTTACCGGATTGCTTTGATAATGTTTTGGATTTAAAATTATTAACCACCATCATTAAAAATGGTGGTCGCCGCCATGGACCGCCACCGACCACCATTGCTcaaggtggcagtgggtggtgcccgacctaTTTAGCACTAAATTATCTAAACAGTTAACTTTAATCCGAGTGGCACGAGTTTGGGGTTATAAAACCTAATTAGGGttaagaaaaccctaatgtcatgaaaccctaattttggaattGATTTGGACCCGtattaaaacaattaattaaacttaaaataatacttaataaTTCTCTACTATTAACTTAATGCAATATtattcttaatggattaagtccttaaggggttaagtgtggaacactaaccctagttatcattttatgtgaaaaaccctagaatctgGGAGCATTATTTGGACAATGATCGGGCGTGTATTCGGGCTGTTGATTAGATTGTTATTCGCCCGAGAATGACTAAGTCAAACCTTAATCAGTCATATCCTTAAGTGATTAAGTCCTTTATGGGTTAAGTATtattacttaaccctaatcgtcatttcatgtgaggtgGTCACTACTGCAAGTGACTATGACCTGTGATTAGGTATTGAGTCAAGTATCTTCTCGTAGGTGACTGGAAGTGAGTTGAAACCGGTAGAGTTCTTCATTGCTACAATGGTTATCTTTGTGCTTATTGAGGTGAGTCTCGCCTCACAATACCTGTCggtcgaatgcaccaatgtcggcccactagctTTGGTTATATGCTAATAGAGGGATGCCCTTgggactgtatatagtcatgtaggatagagtGTGGACTCTTGATCTAAGTTCTtttacctgttccttgtttggttgtggttctagagtaggatcacctgtccGGGTACCTATCTCACCTATGAATATATTCGGCCATGCATTCCTTGGGTTGATGATAtttagtatgttgttatgctatagtgatatgttagatctgtgtTATGTTGTCGAGTATGCTGTAATGCTATAGTAATCTGGTAGATCTGTGTTCTGGTATCAAGTACGCTGCTATGCTATAGTAATCTGGTATATTTGTGTTCTGGTATCGAGTAtgatgttatgttgtagtgatatgttagatctgtgtTCTGGTTTCTAGTATGTTGTTTTGCTTTAGTAATCTAGTAGATCTGTGTTCTGGTATCGAGTATGTTGCTAtgatgtagtgatttgttagatctgtgtGTGTTTTTATGATTACCCGGTACGACCCGATGCCGAGCGGGGCCCGAAGACTAGTCTCTATGCTATTTAACTCTGTGTTTATGGCATATGTTTACATGTTATATAATTATCTGCTATGTGTTTACGTTATTCGAGTGCGGGTGGGGCTCGTATCTCATTATTATTTGAGTGTGGACAAAGCCCGTATCTCATTGGTCGGGTCCCGTTATTCAAGTGTGGGTGgcgcccgtatctcattattatttTAGTGTAggtggggcccatatctcattGGGCGCATCCCGTATCTCATTGGATGAGGCACGTTATTCGAGTGtaggcggggcccatatctcattgTTATTCGATTGTGGGCGGGGCTCGTTATGCGAATGTGGTCGGGGCCCGTATTTCATTTTaagcggggcccattatatgttatgtttggtatgcggtattttgggggaaactcactaagctttatgtttaTCCCGTTGTTTATTGTTCCAGGTATCATTGGAGTATATGGGAAGCTGAAGGCGGGCGGTACACACGCATCAACAGTATT of the Lactuca sativa cultivar Salinas chromosome 6, Lsat_Salinas_v11, whole genome shotgun sequence genome contains:
- the LOC111918139 gene encoding protein ALP1-like, which produces MLNRNREEGHEHLYRDYFADNCVYGAKDFKRRFRLSRDVFLRIANALESRYDFFQLRYDARGRRGFTTLQKCDVAIRLMAMGESPDTMDDYMRMFERTARDSLYTLSRCVVETFGDVYLRKPSLHDLQELYAAHEERHGFPGMIRSIDCTHWKWKNCPVAWKGQYASGHHGSPSLVLEAVASQDLWIWHAFFGVAGSNNDVNVLDQSPIFDDLLNGKAMDAPFTVNGNEYKYGYYLTDGIYPQYSTFVKVFRHPVEERDKFFKRRQEGARKDVERAFGVLKAKWHIVEHAARPLDLETLRYIMYACIIMHNMVVEDKGRNIAHYIPTEPRHVQFQPGTADYLHRVVDIQDANKHIQLREDLADHIFYGNNNDNE